In Leuconostoc kimchii IMSNU 11154, the DNA window AATCCGAGTACAGTCTTTAGAAAATTCAAAGATAAAGAAGGCCTTTTAGATGTTGTGATTGATAGGCACTTGCAAGATTTATCAACGATATTTGATGATTTTTCAGTCACAGATAATATTGAAAATGATTTGGTAGCGATGTCAAAGTTATATCAAGAATTTCAACTGAAGCACCAAGAAATTTTTGTTGTTGGTTTTCAGGAATCATTCAAAAGGCCAGACATTGCGAAAGCTGTTGAAGATATACCGATTCAATTTAAAACAATTTTATTGACTTACTTTGACGAAATGAAACGTCAACAAAAAATAGCTGCTACAATTGATACGGAAGCTGCCACGATGAATTTTGTCTGGTTGAATTTTGGCTATTTTATATCCGGTATTCGGTTTAGCAATCCTAACTTGTTGGTGACACCAAACGAATTTTACAATAAGCAAATTCGCTTTTTTGCTAAGAGTTTGCAGTGATATTAATAATCTTGGTTTAATTGACCAGAAAAAGGTCTATAGTAAAATTTTATTGTTTCTAATGGTTTGTGTCCTTGATACAGAAATGCCCCCCGCCTTACTATAATCAGATATTCTGACAGATAGTTTAATTAGTTCACTCAAACAAATATTAGTAAATGGACAATAAACGATTGAATTGTTGTCCAAACATCATCGGTTTACAGGACACAACATAGCTTATTTTTACACGCATGAACCATGATTATCAGTGTGTCAACGCGTGTTATATCGAGGCAATTACATTAGATAGGTTGAATTAGTTGAGAGTGATCGTATCATACCAAGTAACATAGCTCGTCATAATCTCCTATGTGAGCGGTGGGATGTTATCTATTTGTAGGAAACTCATAACAGGGGGCACTCAGAGGCTAATTATGATAGCACAGTTAGAGAGATAGACGAGTGGTTAAAAAGAAAGGGAAATTAAATATGACAACTTGGCAATCGTTTAAAGGTAACATTAAGTCAATTAGTGAAGATGAAATGTCGGTAATCGATAAACGTTCGGAATCCACGCCATCTTTAACAACGCTAAATAGATACGCAAATGGATTAGGGCTCGAAGTTAAAATGCAAGTTGTTGGTTTGCATCACTAAAATATAGAAGGCGGAAATTTTAAAAATGTTTTGGATTATAATAATTGTCGGTTTTATTGTTTTAATGGCTATTGGACAAGCTGTTGAGGGAATGAACCGTGCACGCATGGGAACTAATATTAATGATATGCGTAAAATGATGAAAAATGGTGGACCGCAACAAACAAATGTTAAACAGCAGGGTCCGCGAGTTGATGCAACGGTAACTAATAATGATCAATTGATTATCAATAAATTATTGCAAGATAAAGATTTTATGAGTACTGTGGTCCAGTACGAAGATTATGATAATTACAATGCCATTAATCTCAATTTGCCGTTAGAAGATTTAAATGAAGGGTTAAATTTGTTTTCAAAACGAGAAGCAACGGTTAGAGATTTGTTGTTCGATGATGAAAACAGAATTTATGTGTACGCACTGCCTTTTGTTAAGAATATTGCGGCACAAATGGAAAAGAATAAAATTAAGGCAAATTCTACGGCTAGCTATTATAAACAAGGTGAAATGAATAAGATAACTGATGCCGAATTAATTGATAAAGATAAAATGATTGGTCTTATTAAGGGTACAATGAGTAGTAATTCAAAGAGTTTATTTAATAAATCTAGAACGAAAGTCTGAAAATAGTAAGGAGAAATATTATGAATAAGAAATGGTTATCAGTAATAGGAATCATAATTACTGGTATTATTATCTTTTATGCAGGTTTTGCATATGGTTCGCATGGATCTAACAAATCTGAAAAAACAAGTGAAACAAAAATAGTTAAGCCAAAAGCAGTTGAATCGCCTGTTAAAACAATCAATCAAGCTAAAAGCAATGAAACATGGAATGTAACTCTTGATACTATTACAACAAAAAAAGTTAAAAAAACAGACGAGCAATTTACTGCCATGAACGATTTCAATATTAAAAAGTTACTCCCTAGCTCTTTCTATATGACAACCGTGGAATTTACGCTTGAAAATAAAACAGATAACGATATTGATGGGATGCGTTCTTCTGGCGACTTTACTTTTGTTGATGGCGATGGTAATTCTCGAGGTATAAGCGGTACAACATTAAGTTCTTATGCTGATATTAGACCATATCCAATTGATTTATTTCCATCAAAATCTAAAACGAAAATTCAATTCGTTGTGTTAAGTGATAAAAACAATTTTAATAGTAATGGTAGTATGAAAATATCTGTCCCTGATTTCGATAAGGGCGAAAAAATGGAAGATGTTTTTGTGGGCGGTACATTTGATTTTGGAAAATGAAAAACTAATTTCAAAAATTTAAAAAGTGAAATAAAAAATATACCCCAGAATTCAGATATTCAATTATTTTCTTGTGTAACCAAGGTTGTTTGGCTGACTCGATAACTGAAGAATAATGAATGAATCAGTCTAATCTTTTATGCACGTTATCGCAATGATTTGAAATGAACAGTTATAATATGTACAATAGAACATGTAAATAATTGCGGTAAAACCGCGTAATTAGGAGGAAACGTGCTTAATTTTAATTGAGTAAGCACGTCATAAAACATGACTGAAGAAATTCGTGTTCGTTATGCACCATCACCAACGGGCCACTTACATATTGGAAATGCACGTACAGCAATCTTTAACTGGCTTTTTGCGCGTCATTATAATGGCAAATTCATTATCCGTATTGAGGATACTGATACAGCGCGTAACATTGCTGACGGTGAAAAATCACAACTGGACAACCTAGCTTGGCTTGGTTTGGACTGGGATGAATCACCAGCAAATCCTGGTGAATATGGACCATATCGTCAGTCAGAACGCAACGAACAAGGTGTTTATCAACCCTTTATTGATGAGTTGTTAGCCAAGGGGCTTGCTTATAAGTCATATAAGACAACGGATCAAATTGCTGCTGAACGTGAAGCGCAGCAGGCAGCAAAGCAAGCACCACACTATGTCTATGAATATGAAGGCCTAACGAATGACGAACGTGAGGCTAAGTATGCTGAATTTGAGGCGCAAGGCTTAAAACCTGTTGTGCGTTTCCGTGTGCCTGAAGAAAAAACTTATGCCTGGGATGATATTGTTAAGGGGCATATTGAAATTGGTGCTAAAGAAGTGGGTGGCGATTGGGTTATTCAAAAAGCCGATGGTATGCCAACTTATAATTTTGCTGTCGTGGTAGATGACCATTTGATGAAAATTTCTCATGTACTACGTGGTGATGATCATGTATCAAACACACCAAAACAAATCATGATTTTTGAGGCACTGGGTTGGCATGTGCCAAAGTTTGGTCACATGGCGTTAATTATTAACGGTGAAACAGGTAAAAAGTTATCAAAACGTGATGAAAATCTGTTACAATTCGTCGAACAATATCACGAATTGGGCTATCAACCACAAGCCATGGTAAACTTTATTGGTTTGCTAGGGTGGTCACCAAAGGGTGAGGACGAAATTTTCTCGCTTGAAGCGTTTAAAGAAATGTTTGACGAGACACGTTTATCGAAAGCAAATGCTAAATTTGATCAAAAGAAGTTGGAATGGATTAACAACCAATGGATGCGCCGTGATTTAGATCACGTGATGCCACAATTAATTCAAGAATTAGTCAACGCTGACTTTGTTTCCGCAAGTGATGCAGAAACTAAAAAGCATTGGCTTGCTGAAGTGATCAAAGTTGCGGGTGTGGAAGGTATTTCTTATACACGCGAAGTTGTTGAATTAGTGCGTCGACCATTCTTTGAATTAGGAAATATCACTGATGAAATGGTTGATTATTTGACATCAGAGGATGGACGTAAAGTCTTTTCTGCCTGGGAATCAGCTTATCAAGCACTACCAGAATCAGCAACTGCAGAAGATTACATGAGCACCATTCGTTCAATTCAAAGTCATCTTGAAATCAAGGGTCGCAATCTTTGGAATCCTATTCGCATCGCGACAACACATGAAATTCAAGGACCAAACTTACCAGAAATGTTAGTTGTTTTGGATAAAGCACAAGTCTTACAAACAATGTCTGATGTTAAGGCTAAATACTTAGTTTAAAGCAGCAAAAGTATCATTTGTTTTTTCGCGTTTACAGGCGATTAACAGATGATATTTTTTTGAGTTAAAAATAAACATTTTGGGGGTGATTTGCGATATAGTGGCACTAGATAATCATGTTAAAAAAACGAGAAAGTGTGAAAAAATGTATGCGATTGAAATGAACAATTATGGGGATGTTGATGTTTTAGTTGAAACGACAACAGCGCCCAAACCAGAAATTAAGCCCAATCAACTATTAGTCAAGCAGCACGCAACGGCAATTGACCCTTATGATGTCAAATTCAGACAAGGACTAATGGGTAGTGAACGTGAGGTACCTTTAATTCCGGGTTCTTCTGTTGCTGGCGAGGTGGTCGCGATAGGCACAGAAATTACCGATTTTTCGATAGGTGATCGTGTTGCTGCTTCGCCACATTTGAAAAGTTATGCTGAATATGTTGCGTTGAGCCATTCAGCTGTGGCTAAGATACCAGAAAATGTGAGTTATGCACAGGCTGCCGCTGTCGTATTGGGCGCGCAGACGGGTTATCAAATGATAACAAAGGATCTCAATATTCAACCCGGTGAGTCTGTGTTAGTATTGGGTGGTTCCGGATCTGTTGGGTTAACGGCATTACAAATTGCGAAGTTACGTGGTGCGAGTGATATTTATACTACAGCTATTGGTCACGGCGTAACATTTCTCAAATCATTTGATCAGACGATTCATGTGCTTGCTTCCCAGAATCAAGCATTGGTGACAGCTATTCCAAATGGCGTAGATGCTATTTTAGATTTGATTGGTGGTGAAAATCTAATAACGGCATTACAAGTTTTGAAGCCTTCTGGCCGTTTAGTGTCTATTGTTAGCAACAATGAAGATGAGCGTGTGGCAAACGTGTATTTAAAGTCAACAGGAAAACAATTAGCAGATTTGCTTAAATTAGTTTCTGATAACCAAATTAAAGTCGTACTTGCTGAGGTGTTGCCCTTTAATGTCGAGAACCTAAGAAAGTTTCAATCGGCAAAACACGTGCTTGGTAAACTTGTTTTAACTTTTGAATGATTTTGCAAATACATGTGGATGCATGTATTTTTATTTTGAACAGTAAAGTGATTATTATCACGTGTAAGGGAAAAACATTTTAAAATACTTTACAAGATTAATTAAAACGCGTACAATATATTTGTAAAATAATTCACATAAAAAGATAAAAAAGAGGTTTAATAATGAAAGCAGCAGTTGTACGTCAAACACCAGATGGTTATGTTGATTTAATTGATAATTGGCAACCTAGAGCACTAACTTTCGGTGAAGCGTTGGTAGACGTTGAATATGTTGGTTTATGCCATACGGATTTGCATGTTGCTGGAGCTGATTTTGGCAACCCTAATAAGATGGGTCAACGAAATGGTGATTTTCGCCGCGTGATTGGGCATGAAGGCGTTGGTCGTGTGTCTAAATTAGCTGAAGGTGCTGGTGATTATTTAAAGATTGGTGACCGTGTGTCGATTGCTTGGTTTTATGATGCTTGTGGCGTCTGTGATTACTGCGTGTCAGGAAATGAAACGTTCTGCCGTAATGTTCGTAATTCTGGCTATACAGTTGATGGTGCCATGTCACAGCAAGCAGTTGTGAATGCCAAGTATGCAGTCAAAGTACCAGAAGGTTTGGACCCGCTTGAAGCCACATCAATTACATGTGCTGGTGTCACAATGTATAAATCACTTAAAGTTGGTGAAACTAAGCCTGGACAATGGGTATCAGTTCATGGTGCTGGTGGTTTAGGTAACTTAGCTGTACAATATGCGCATAACGTATTCGGTGCCCATGTTGCTGTTATTGATGGTAATGATGACAAACTAGCAGCAGCACATGCAAATGGCGCAGAAGTTTTGATTAATCGTAAGAAGGTTGATGATGTTGCTGCTGAAGTGCAAAAAGCAACTGGTGGTGCACATAACGCCCAAGTTACGGCAGTTAATGCTGCAGCCTTTAACCAAGCGGTAGGTTCATTACGACCAATGGGTAAGTTGGTTGCTGTGGCGTTACCAGAAGGTGATATGGCATTAAACATTGCTAAAACTGTGTTAGATGGTATTGAAGTACGCGGCTCATTGGTTGGTACACGTGCTGATTTGAAGGAAGCCTTCCAATTTGGTGCTGAAGGTAAAGTTAAGCCGATTGTTGAAAAAGTTAACTTTAAGGATATGAATGACGTGATTGACGAAATGAAGGCTGGTAGTATTACTGGTCGCAAAGTATTTGACTTTACAACACTTTAAGTTAATTAGACGCTTGGAATATTAATTCCAAGCGTTTTTATATACCTTGCCAATCCTATTAGGTTAAAATACCGGTCATCATGGCGATTAACGATAGCTTGTGTTAGAATTGGGTAACGAATTTATTGGAGGAAATACACTTAATACTGATAACGTAAGGGTTATCAGTATTAAGGTACTAGCAAATCATGGCATATTTTACACAACAACTTTTTAATGGTCAGAGGGATCGTATTTTACGTGTCGTCGATTTAGCTGATGAATCGCAGTCTACAGCAGGATTTATTCATATTTTCGATGAGCGGCGGGCGTTTGATTTTGATTATGCGCTTGAATTAACAGATGGTCAGATGACACAGGAAGCATTTGATCAAGAGGGTGAGGCAAACAATACATTTAGTGTTAATTTTATGCCGATCACAGATAACGATGATGAAGTGCCCGAAGAAGTATTTGAGGAATGGGCGGCGCTTATTGGTCGTGATTATGCATTGATGCCACATGTGCATATCAATATGTACCAACAAGGTTTGAAATCAGCCATTGAAGAAATTGAGAAAGACACATTTGAAGAACGCTTATTAGAGTTAGTAACACGTATTTTAGGATCTTCAGTGGTTGGGTTTGAAGAAAAATCATTGACATTATTTCCAAGTTATTTGGTTCAAGAACAACAAGATACGCCAGCACCCCAAGGACCTTCAACACAAATTATTTTACCTGATTGATTGGGCTTAAAAAAATTGACAGGTAATCAAATTTGTATTAAGATAGTGTTATGTTAATAAATCGATGAAGCGAAGAGTAAATATGGCGTGTTGATATAGCGAGTCGGGGTAGTGTAAGCCGATACAATGCAATATATTGAAGATGAACGTGGATGAGGTAAATGGTGGAAGCTATTTATCCGGTGGGCGCCGTTATAGACCAAGAGTATTCAATCTCAACAGGTTTGTTTGTTGTTAAGTTTGAATTGAAGTTGGGTGGTACCACGTTTTACGTCCCTGTTAATCAATATGATTAACAGGGACTTTTTTATTAACATAACATTTGAAAGGAGATATGTTTCACGCAATAGTCGCACACTCGTGACGACTATTTAAGTGCAAACATACCGATAATATGACAAATAAACACCTTGTTTTACAAACAGATTTTGGTTTGCAGGATGGTGCAGTGAGTTCGATGCGTGGCGTTGCTTATAGCGTTGCCGATGATATTTTAGTGAGTGATTTGACACATGGTATCACCCCATTTAACATCTTTGAAGGGTCATTTCGTCTGTTGCAAACGGTTCATTATTGGGCATCAGGGACGGTATTTGTCTCTGTTGTTGATCCAGGTGTTGGCTCAAAGCGCTTGTCTATTATTGCTAAAACAGTCGCAGGGCACTACATTGTGACTCCAGATAATGGCACTTTGTCACATTTGTTGGCACATGATTTGATTGAGAGCGCTCGTGTGATTGATGAAGACACACAAAGATTACCTGGATCTGAAAAGTCTTCTACTTTTCATGGCCGTGATATTTATGCATTTAACGGCGCAAAACTGGCAAGTGGTGCAACTCGCTATGAAGATTACGGTCAAGAATTGACACCAGATGAATTAGTTAAGTTGCCAATCCGTCCTGGTAAGTATCATCAAACAGAGGATGGGCAGTCACAATTAATTGGGCATATTGATATTACAGATGTTAATTTTGGCTCATTGTGGTCTAACATTTTAGTGAGTGAATTTGAGAAGCTTAATGTATCCTATGGGGATATATTACATGTTCAAATCAAAAATCGTGATACTACTTTGTTTGATGACAAATTACCATATGTGCACACTTTTACAGATGTTAATCCTGGTGAACCCTTAATTTACATTAACTCCGTTTACACAGTAGCATTTGGGGTGCATACAGGTAATTTTGAACAAATGTATCATGTGGGTGCTGGTCAAGATTGGTCAGTGGTGATCACAAAAGAACAATAAACAATCGCTAAGATAATCAAGTGAATGTGAGGATACGAATATGAATGATAGAAAAAAGCGCGCAGGATTTTCAGTCAGGTCAGTTGTGGCAACAGGGATAGGGGCAGCAGTATTCTTTGTGTTGATGAAGTTTATTGCAATTCCTACAGGTATACCAAATACAACGGTCAATGTAGCAGAAGGTTGGCTAGCTTTAATCGCCAGCCTATTTGGACCAGTTGTTGGTCTGTTAGTAGGATTTATTGGGCATACGTTAAATGATGCTGTCACCTATGGGTCACCATGGTGGTCATGGGTCATTGCGGATGCCATTTTCGGACTATTATTAGGTTTTGGTAAAAAGTATCTTGCCCTTGAATACGGTGATTTGTCGACCAAAAAGCTGATTCAATTTAATGTTTGGCAGGCCGTTTCAAATGTTATTGTCTGGCTTATCATTGCGCCTATTGGTGATATCTTGATTTATAAAGAACCAGCACAAAAGGTTTTTCTTCAAGGTGCTGTGACGGCCTTTGTTAATACGTTATCAGTAGCAATTATTGGTTCACTATTATTAGTTGCCTACGTGAAGTCACGCCCAAAAAAGAGCAGTCTTCGAAGCGAATAAACATCAAGCAAGCGGTTGCTTGCGTACATAAAATTAAATTCAAGGAAGTATTATGACAGCACCAATAATTGATTTCCAACACGTGACATTTAAATACCACGCACAGGCTGAACCAACGTTAAACGATGTTAGTTTTCAAATTTATCCAGGTGAAAAGGTGCTAATTGCTGGTGCTTCAGGTTCTGGTAAAACAACTTTGTTACGTTTGTTAAATGGATTGATTCCGCAAGCGTATGCAGGCGATACAACAGGAACGTTGACGTTACACGGTAAAAATATTTTGGCTCAATCTTTGTTTGAGTTGTCTTTACAAGCAGGGACTGTCTTACAAGATTCTGATGCACAGTTTGTTGGGTTGACAGTGGCAGAAGATATTGCTTTTGCGCTAGAAAACGATAATCAACCGGTATCGCATATTAAATCAGAAGTGAAGAAGTGGGCAACGCGTTTTGGACTAGGGGATCGCTTAGACTTAGCACCACAGGTATTGTCTGGTGGTCAAAAACAACGAACATCAATGGCAGGGGTGCTTGTTGATGATGGCAAGCTATTATTATTTGATGAGCCGTTGGCCAGTCTTGATCCAGCAGCTGGTGTTGTGGCCATGGATATGATTGATAAATTACAATCTGAACGTGATTTGACTGTGGTCATCATTGAACATCGTATTGAAGAGGTGCTTCGAGCGCATGTTGATCGTGTCATTGTGATGGCTGAAGGCAGAATTGTGGCTAACGGTACGCCAAGCGAAATTATTAAAGCAGGTATTTTGCCTGAAAATGGCTTGGATGAGCCGTTATACGTGCAATTATTACGTCAGGCGCATATTGATATCAGTCGTTTACCACATGTTGCAAACGTTAACCAAATTGACGTGTCAGGACAAAAAAATGCGATCGAAGCACTTAAACAGCCTGTTAAAACTAACACGCATCAAATAGTTAAATTAGTGGTGAAAGATCTTGATTTTAGTTATGATAAAAATAGTCAACTATTTAAGCAATTGAATACGGTTATTAATCAGGGTGAAATTTTAGGTATTGT includes these proteins:
- a CDS encoding TetR/AcrR family transcriptional regulator, coding for MSKEIEDKNYELILNAFVSLLIQVGYQATTINKIAEAAHVNPSTVFRKFKDKEGLLDVVIDRHLQDLSTIFDDFSVTDNIENDLVAMSKLYQEFQLKHQEIFVVGFQESFKRPDIAKAVEDIPIQFKTILLTYFDEMKRQQKIAATIDTEAATMNFVWLNFGYFISGIRFSNPNLLVTPNEFYNKQIRFFAKSLQ
- the gltX gene encoding glutamate--tRNA ligase, with the protein product MTEEIRVRYAPSPTGHLHIGNARTAIFNWLFARHYNGKFIIRIEDTDTARNIADGEKSQLDNLAWLGLDWDESPANPGEYGPYRQSERNEQGVYQPFIDELLAKGLAYKSYKTTDQIAAEREAQQAAKQAPHYVYEYEGLTNDEREAKYAEFEAQGLKPVVRFRVPEEKTYAWDDIVKGHIEIGAKEVGGDWVIQKADGMPTYNFAVVVDDHLMKISHVLRGDDHVSNTPKQIMIFEALGWHVPKFGHMALIINGETGKKLSKRDENLLQFVEQYHELGYQPQAMVNFIGLLGWSPKGEDEIFSLEAFKEMFDETRLSKANAKFDQKKLEWINNQWMRRDLDHVMPQLIQELVNADFVSASDAETKKHWLAEVIKVAGVEGISYTREVVELVRRPFFELGNITDEMVDYLTSEDGRKVFSAWESAYQALPESATAEDYMSTIRSIQSHLEIKGRNLWNPIRIATTHEIQGPNLPEMLVVLDKAQVLQTMSDVKAKYLV
- a CDS encoding NADP-dependent oxidoreductase, yielding MYAIEMNNYGDVDVLVETTTAPKPEIKPNQLLVKQHATAIDPYDVKFRQGLMGSEREVPLIPGSSVAGEVVAIGTEITDFSIGDRVAASPHLKSYAEYVALSHSAVAKIPENVSYAQAAAVVLGAQTGYQMITKDLNIQPGESVLVLGGSGSVGLTALQIAKLRGASDIYTTAIGHGVTFLKSFDQTIHVLASQNQALVTAIPNGVDAILDLIGGENLITALQVLKPSGRLVSIVSNNEDERVANVYLKSTGKQLADLLKLVSDNQIKVVLAEVLPFNVENLRKFQSAKHVLGKLVLTFE
- the adhP gene encoding alcohol dehydrogenase AdhP, which produces MKAAVVRQTPDGYVDLIDNWQPRALTFGEALVDVEYVGLCHTDLHVAGADFGNPNKMGQRNGDFRRVIGHEGVGRVSKLAEGAGDYLKIGDRVSIAWFYDACGVCDYCVSGNETFCRNVRNSGYTVDGAMSQQAVVNAKYAVKVPEGLDPLEATSITCAGVTMYKSLKVGETKPGQWVSVHGAGGLGNLAVQYAHNVFGAHVAVIDGNDDKLAAAHANGAEVLINRKKVDDVAAEVQKATGGAHNAQVTAVNAAAFNQAVGSLRPMGKLVAVALPEGDMALNIAKTVLDGIEVRGSLVGTRADLKEAFQFGAEGKVKPIVEKVNFKDMNDVIDEMKAGSITGRKVFDFTTL
- a CDS encoding SAM hydrolase/SAM-dependent halogenase family protein is translated as MTNKHLVLQTDFGLQDGAVSSMRGVAYSVADDILVSDLTHGITPFNIFEGSFRLLQTVHYWASGTVFVSVVDPGVGSKRLSIIAKTVAGHYIVTPDNGTLSHLLAHDLIESARVIDEDTQRLPGSEKSSTFHGRDIYAFNGAKLASGATRYEDYGQELTPDELVKLPIRPGKYHQTEDGQSQLIGHIDITDVNFGSLWSNILVSEFEKLNVSYGDILHVQIKNRDTTLFDDKLPYVHTFTDVNPGEPLIYINSVYTVAFGVHTGNFEQMYHVGAGQDWSVVITKEQ
- a CDS encoding ECF-type riboflavin transporter substrate-binding protein, which codes for MNDRKKRAGFSVRSVVATGIGAAVFFVLMKFIAIPTGIPNTTVNVAEGWLALIASLFGPVVGLLVGFIGHTLNDAVTYGSPWWSWVIADAIFGLLLGFGKKYLALEYGDLSTKKLIQFNVWQAVSNVIVWLIIAPIGDILIYKEPAQKVFLQGAVTAFVNTLSVAIIGSLLLVAYVKSRPKKSSLRSE
- a CDS encoding ABC transporter ATP-binding protein, whose protein sequence is MTAPIIDFQHVTFKYHAQAEPTLNDVSFQIYPGEKVLIAGASGSGKTTLLRLLNGLIPQAYAGDTTGTLTLHGKNILAQSLFELSLQAGTVLQDSDAQFVGLTVAEDIAFALENDNQPVSHIKSEVKKWATRFGLGDRLDLAPQVLSGGQKQRTSMAGVLVDDGKLLLFDEPLASLDPAAGVVAMDMIDKLQSERDLTVVIIEHRIEEVLRAHVDRVIVMAEGRIVANGTPSEIIKAGILPENGLDEPLYVQLLRQAHIDISRLPHVANVNQIDVSGQKNAIEALKQPVKTNTHQIVKLVVKDLDFSYDKNSQLFKQLNTVINQGEILGIVGKNGSGKTTLSHLLTGFLIPDAGDIILDGQSVLQQSIKERADNIGYVLQNPNHMITKATVFEEVASGLILRHVSPDDIERRVRAILNLIDLDAMRHWPIAALSFGQKKRLTIAAVLVLNPQILILDEPTAGQDATHTNELLQFLTKINQQEKTTVVIITHDMHLLANFVERALVVVDGQLLADTTPAELLANESLVKLASLRTTSVYQLANRLAITHPEELNAAIVHN